Within Acinetobacter sp. LoGeW2-3, the genomic segment TATAAAGAGGCTCGCTGATGGAACAACTCGCAACATTAGAAGATTTACCGAAAGAGTATGTCTCAAATTTGACGGATTCGAATCTTGTCCCACTTTGGCCAAGTCTCCGTAATGTATTACCACCGCTGCAACCCATTCCTCAGACTCAAGTCACGGCTTGGCACTTTAAGGACATCAAGCCTTTATTGCTGCAAGCGGGTGAGTTAACCCCAATTGAAAAAGCTGAACGTCGTGTACTGGTGTTGGCAAATCCAGGCCATGGTCTGGAAAACATGAAAGCGACTTCTTCTATCTATTTAGGCATGCAATTATTACTGCCGAATGAATGGGCGCCGTCACATCGTCATACCCCAAATGCAGTCCGTCTGATTGTAGAAGGTACGGGTGCATACACGACTGTAGAAGGCCAGAAATGCATGATGGAGCACGGTGACTTAATCCTGACGCCATCAGGTTTATGGCATGAACATGGTCACGATGGTAATGAACCCGTGATCTGGCTGGATGTACTGGATCTACCGCTAGTGTATTACATGGAAGCTTCTTTTGTAGAAGGTGGTGATGTGCAGGAAGTGAAGGGCACTGACCGCAGTCATCATTATGGCAAAGGCATTGTACCAAGCGTGCATTTTGTTCGTGAAAACTCTGGCTATCCATTGCTGCGCTATTCATGGAAAAACGCAAAACAGGTACTTGATGACCTAGCAAATGATTCAAGCCATCAAGGGCCTGCGCAAATCAGTTATGTCAACCCTGAAACTGGGGAAGACTGTCAAAAAATTATTGGCTATTCGGCGATCCGTTTAGCACCGAATGAAGTGGTACAGCTGAAACGTCGTTCTGCAGCTCAAGTATTCCACGTGATTGAAGGTCAAATGCAGATCGATATCAATGAATACAGCCACGAACTCTCTCGTTCAGATACCGCATGTGCACCTTGTTTTGCACAAATTGATTTAATCAATAACGGTGATGAGCCTTGTTATATCTTTGTTGCCGATGAAGCACCTTTACAGAAAAAGTTAGGTCTTTATTCGACACGCGCACGCATCTAAACATTTGGAAGGAATCGACATGAGTATTGATCAACGTCCTATTTTAATCGCAGGTGGCGGTATCGGTGGTTTCGCAGCAGCATTGGCACTGACGAAACAAGGCTTCAAAGTCAAAGTATTTGAACAGGCACCAGAAATTGGTGAGATTGGTGCCGGCATCCAGTTAGGTCCAAATGCCTTCCATGCTTTCGATGCTTTAGGTATCGGTGAGATTGCCCGTGGTAAAGCAGTCTATACTGACTATATGGTGATGCATGATGCGTTGGATGAATACCAAGTGGGTAAAATTCCAACTGATGAACGCTTCCGTGAACGTTTCGGTAACCCGTATGCGGTAATTCACCGTGCCGATATCCATGGTTCATTGGTTGAAGGCGCATCTAAAGTGGGTGATCTGGAAGTGATTACCGATTGCCGTATTCGGTCTGTATCCCAAACTGAAGATGAAGTATCAATTACCGATCAACATGGCAATACTTATGTCGGTCAGGCTTTGATTGGTGCGGACGGTGTGAAATCAGTTGTACGTGAAACTTTAGTAGGCGATCCAGCACTTGTAACGGGTCATGTGGTGTATCGTGCAGTTGTGCCGAAAGAAGAATTCCCGGATAACCTGAAATGGAACGCAGCAAGTATCTGGGTTGGGCCAAACTGTCACCTTGTGCATTACCCATTACGTGGCGGTGAAGAATACAACGTGGTTGTGACTTTCCATAGCCTTCAGCAGGAAGAGTGGGGCGTAACAGACGGTTCTAAAGAAGAAGTCCTCTCTTACTTCGAAGGCATCTGTCCAAAAGCACGTCAGCTTATTGAGCTGCCAAAATGCTGGAAACGTTGGGCGACTGCAGACCGTGAACCAATTTCACAATGGACCTTTGGTCGAATTACATTATTGGGCGATGCCGCGCATCCTACCACGCAATATATGGCACAAGGTGCATGTATGGCACTTGAAGATGCGGTGACCTTGGGTGAAGCACTTCGTGTCTGCAATAACGATATCCATCAAGCCTTTGACCTGTATCAAAAATCACGTATTGCCCGTACGGCGCGTATTGTGTTGTCTTCACGAGAAATGGGCAAACTTTACCATGCGCATGGTGTACAACGTCTGATTCGCAATGACTTATGGCGTGGCCGTTCAGCAGAACGTTTCTACGATGCAATGGAATGGTTATACGGCTGGAAAGTTGAAAACTGTCTGGTTGCTGCAGAGCATTTTCAAGGAAAAGTAGCATGAAACTCTATGGCTTTTTCCGTAGCGGAACTTCACACCGTCTAAGAATTGCACTCAACCTGAAAGGCTTAAGCTACGAACAGGTGTCTGTATCACTGGCGAAAAACCAGCATCATCAAGAGGATTTTAAAGCATTGAACCCTCAGGGTTTGGTGCCAGTGCTGGAAACAGAACAAGGCTTATTAACGCAAAGCCCAGCAATTATTGAATGGTTAGAAGAAGTATATCCAGAAGTCGCACTTCTTCCAAAAGACCCATTTGAAAAAGCTAAAGTCCGTGCTTTGGCAGCAATTGTGGGCTGTGATATTCACCCGATTAATAACAAGCGTGTGCTTGAGTATCTTCGCAACAATCTTGGTCAAGATGAAAACCAGGTATTGGCATGGTGTGCTGAATGGATTTCTAAAGGTTTTGAGGCTTTGGAAGCTCTATTACAGCAAGATCAGACACGACAAAACTTCTGTTATGGCAACAGTGCAACATTGGCAGATGTGTATTTGATTCCGCAAGTCTATTCAGCAAAACGCTTTAAGGTGGATTTAACCCCTTATCCAACGATTGTTTCGATTTATGAGCATTGCATGCAGTTGGAGGCTTTCCAAAAAGCGGATCCTGCACAACAAGCAGATGCAATCTAAACACAGTTATTAAAGATTTAAATCAGGAAATTTATTATGTCATTTGTATTTGAACCGATTGAAACTGCTGCATTGCCGATTGTAGATTCTGAACAGCAATATCCAGTACGCCGTGTGTACTGTGTAGGTCGTAACTATGCTGCGCATGCACGTGAAATGGGCTTCGATCCAGATCGTGAACCACCATTCTTCTTCTGCAAACCAAATGATAAGGAATCAGTTGTGCCAGTACCTGCAGGTCAGGCCGTTGATCTTCCATACCCAACCCAAACGTCAAACTACCATTACGAAATCGAGCTTGTAGTAGCGATTGGTAAAGATGGTAAAGACATTTCAGTTGAAGACGCGAAAGACTACATTTTTGGTTATGCGGTCGGTCTGGACATGACTCGCCGTGACTTGCAAATGGGTATGCGTGAAAAAGGCCGTCCATGGGAAATTGGTAAAGCATTCGACTTCTCTGCACCCATTGGTCCAATTCACCCAATTTCTGCCACAGGCGAAATCAATCAAGCGGACATTCACTTAACTGTGAACGGTAAAACTGAACAACGCAGTGATGTGAGCCATCTAATTTGGGATGTATCAGAAACGATTGCCAATCTTTCAACTTTGTTTGAATTAAAAGCTGGTGACTTAATTTTCACAGGTACACCAGAAGGCGTTGGTGCAGTTGTGAAAGGTGATGTAATGCGTGCGGAAGTCGCAGGCTTAACTGGTATCACTGTAAATGTAATCTAACATTTGCTTTAAAGATGGCTCACAACAATAACAGCATGAGCCATCTTCTATTTACTCAGGAATGCAAAAACGTAGGGATGCGTTTTTGAAAGAGGGTTTCCTATGTCTCAGAATCAGCAATCGATCGATGTACAAAGCTTCATTGATCGCAATCCACTTTCCCGTTCACAAAAACTCATTATGTGGCTCTGCTTTATCATCGTGGCAATCGATGGTTTTGATACAGCTGCTGTCGGCTTTATTGCACCCGCGTTAAAAGCTGAATGGGCATTAGAAGCGACCAGTCTGGCACCATTATTTGGTGCGGGTTTATTTGGTTTGATGGCCGGTGCATTGGTGTTTGGACCACTTTCCGATAAATTGGGCCGTAAAACGATTTTGATTGGTTCCATCTTTGTCTTTGGTCTGGCCAGTCTCATCTCTGCATTTGCAACAGATTTAAACTCACTGATTTTCTGGCGCTTTGTGACAGGCCTAGGTTTAGGCGGGGCAATGCCAAATGCGATTACCTTGACCTCTGAATATAGCCCAACCCGCCGTCGTTCTAATCTTGTGACTTTAATGTTCTGTGGTTTTACCATTGGTTCTGCATTGGGTGGCATTCTATCTGCACAACTGCTTCCGAGTATCGGTTGGCATGGGATTCTGATGATTGGTGGGATTGCGCCACTGGCAACCATTCCTTTCTTACTTCTATTCCTTCCTGAGTCACTTAAATTCCTGGTGCTAAAAAATAAAGCCCAAGAAAAAATTGATAAAATTGTCTGTAAAATTGCACCACATGTTGTAAATCCTCCACGTTTGGTGCCAACACCAAATGAAACCAATAAAACCGGTATTCGTGACTTATTTAGCCGTCAATATGCGCTGGGTACTTTCCTGATCTGGTGCACTTTCTTCATGAGCCTGTTGATCATCTATTTGATTTCAAGCTGGATGCCAACCATGTTGACCAATCACGGTTTTAATCTTGAAAATGCATCTTGGGTAACTTCAGTATTCCAGGTGGGCGGTACGATTGGTGCGATTGTTATTGGCTACATGATGGATAAAACGGATTCAACCAAAGTGTTGAGCATGGCTTACATCCTAGGTGCAGTCTTCCTGGTGTGCTTAGGATTTGGTATCGAAAATGCCATGATGCCATTGTTACTTTTAGGCATGTTTGGTGTAGGGATTGGCATCAGCGGTTCACAAGTCGGTGTCAACGCGTTTTCATCAAGTTTCTATCCAACCCACTGTCGTGCAACAGGTGTAAGCTGGGCAAATGCAGTCGGCCGTTCTGGTTCAGTGGTAGGTTCGGTGATTGGTGGCTGGTTGATGTCATTAAACCTGACGACATTTGAAATTCTATCCTTGCTGGCTATTCCTGCACTCTTTGCCGCCTTTGCATTGTTTATGTTGAAACAGATGAAGAAAAAAGCTGTCAAATCGGAATATGCAGCAGTTGCTCAAAGCTAAAAATTAAGTTTTGATGCAAAAAAGTTGGGCATTTTCCCAACTTTTTTATTTTCAGGATTCAAAAAATTAGAATTTCTTATCGGCACTTAACAGCAGTTTAGGGGTTGATTCATTGGGACGTACTTTATACACGCAGACATTATTCTGATTATAGATAACTGGCTGAAGACAATAATTTTTTATCTTTTAGATGAATGATTTAATTGAAGCAGAAGGATGGTAGAAATAGTCTACTAGAAGTCTATGGAACTAAGTATCTGATCTCTAGCTGGCTAAATACCCTGGAAATAAAAAAGCCCCAATCTTTCGATCAGGGCTTTTAAAATCTGGAGCGGGAAACGAGACTCGAACTCGCGACCCCAACCTTGGCAAGGTTGTGCTCTACCAACTGAGCTATTCCCGCAGGGTCGAATAATTTTTTACTGTTAAAAAACTAAACAAAAAAGAATTTGGAGCGGGAAACGAGACTCGAACTCGCGACCCCAACCTTGGCAAGGTTGTGCTCTACCAACTGAGCTATTCCCGCATGCCGTGTATAATACAGCATGCAAAAACAGGGTCAATAACTTTATGAAAAATCTTGCACCGTTTGCATAAAATAAAATCAATTCAGCCAATCCAGTCATATAAACAGACAAAATTTATGCAAAATTTTGTTAAAACAGAAGCTTGGTAGCCTTTAACCGTCTTTGTGGACAGTAAAACTCCCAACAGAACAGGGTATACTGAAGGAAATTTGAGACATTTTTATTTTTGGAGAAGGCCATGAGCATTGAACAAGTATTAAGGGAACGTCTGGCTACCTTGTCTCCATCTCATCTTGAGGTGGTGAATGAGTCTTCTGGTCATGGTGGTTATTACCCAGGTAAAGAATCACACTTTAAAGCAGTGATTGTCAGTGAAGCCTTTGCCGGCCTACGTCAGGTGCAGCGTCATCAGAAAGTTTATGCAGCAGTAGGGGACTTGTTGAGCCCGGAAAAAATCCATGCGCTAGCGATCCATGCGTTCCTTCCAGAAGAGTGGGTCGGTCAGGATACCACCAGTCCAGAATGCGCTCATGCCCCGAAAAACTAAGAGGAACATATGGAAACCCAATTACTCGTCAAGATTATCCATATGTCTGCAGCCAGCCTGGCAATTGTTGCAATTCTGGCACGTGCATTTACCTTGTTTGTAGGTACCCAGGGCAATTTACCTAATCCAATTGCACGCAAGCTATTTGTTGCCTTGCAGCATCTGGCACTTGCCGTGATTGCCCTGACTGGTGTCATTGCGCTGGTCATGAAGAATTTTGAGGTACAGCCCTGGTTCTATGCCAAGGTCATTTTATTCCTGGTACTGGTTTCATCATTGATGAAAGCCTATAAAAAAGACGATTCAGTGCTCCTGGTTCAGCGTCGTGCTGGCTTGGTTGTTGCTATCATTTCATTAGCTGCAATTATGGCACTGGTGATTATTAAGCCAACTTTTGGCTAAAACATAAATCATTTTACTTAGCCAAATTTAAATAGATTGATAAAAATAATAGGGGGTTTTAATGCGTACACGTGTGGTGTTTAACCAAAAGGGTGGCGTGGGGAAGTCGAGTATTGCTGTGAATCTGGCAGCGATCAGTGCACATCAGGGCCATAAAACCCTATTGATTGACCTCGATCCACAGGCCAATTCCAGTCAGTATCTGCTTGGCGATGATGCGACCTATTCGGGAGATAAACCTGCATTAGAACCCAATATTGAAAACTATTTTGATGAGGTGCTAGGCAGCCAGCAAAACAAGAGCCTAATAGGTAATGCCATCGGCTCGATTCTGAAAACCCGTTCCAAAGGGCTAGAAAGCTATGTGCACCAGTCGCCCTTTAAACATCTGGATGTTATTCCAGCCAGTCCAAGCCTAGGTACACTGGCACATGCACTAGAATCCAAACACAAAATCTATAAGCTACGCGATGCTTTGCAGCAGCTGTCAGGTCAGTATGAGCGGGTATTTATTGATACACCGCCAGCTTTTAATTTCTTTACTTTATCGGCGCTGATTGCGGCAGATCGGGTATTGATTCCTTTTGACTGTGATGTGTTCTCCAAACGCGCGCTGCATACCCTGATTGAAAATGTGATCGAAACCCAGGACGATCATAATGACCGTCTGGAAATTGAAGGCATTGTGGTGAATCAGTTCCAGGCGCAAGCCAAATTGCCACGTGATGTGGTTCAGCAGCTCAAAGATGAGGGCTTGCCAGTGCTAGATAATATGCTGCCGCCATCAGTGATCATGAAGGAATCACATCAGAAAAATCAGCCCTTAATTCATCTGGCTACTGATCATAAATTGACTCAGGCCTATCAATCGTTGTTCAATGAGATTGAGCAAAAATAAGATTGATGATTCCAGCATGAAACTCGTGAAATTCAGTCTTGGCATCGTGGGTCTGGCATTGTTGAGTGCCTGTGCCACGACCGTCAAGCCGACCTATGTGTCGCCAACCCAATATCAGTCTTTTGACTGTGGTCAGCTACAGGGCGAATACAACCGTATCCAGCAGTATATCGACAGTGGCGTGCAAGCACCGAAACGTACCGGTGTTGGTGTCGGCGTGGGTGTTGGCGGTGGCTGGGGTAGCCATAGTGGTTGGGGCATTGGACCAAGTATTTCTGTAAATATGGGCCAGTCTTCCACTACCAAAAAAACTGAAGTAGCTCGTCTGTTAGGTGAGCAGGAAGCAATTGTACAGGCAGCGCGTTATAAGAGTTGTCCACTGATTGTTCGCCAGACTGCACCCCAAAAATAGTGATGAAGATCAAAAATGAAAATGCTGACTAAGGTCGGCATTTTTTAGCACTGTATTCTACCAATGGTCTTTATTTTGCATAGTAAACAGGCTGGAATGACTGTCCGGAACAAATTTATGAGAATTTTCATCTTGTTATATGCTGGGTAGTTTCGTTAATGTTGCGCCATTCTTTGGGGTAAGTTTGCGTATGATCGAAAACTGGCTATTTATTTTGGCTGTGATTGCAGTATTGATGATTCCCGGACCGGGCAATGCACTGGTTGCAAGTGCTGCACATCAACATGGTCAGGCCAGAACCAGTTTATATATGCCTGCCATTCTGCTGGGCTATTTCTATGCCATTAATGTCTGGGCTCTACTGATTCATCTTGCAGTGCCGATCTGGCCAAATTTCCAAGGCATGCTGCATATATTGAGTTCGATTACCGTCGGCTGGATGACCTTCCGCCTGTTTAAAGCCAAACAGCTGGAACAACATAACCATAAGCACCCGATGATACGACCTTGGCAGATGTTTACTGCGACTTTAAAAAATCCCAAAGCAGCTTTATTTGCTGCGGGTATCTTGCCTATGGCGACCTGGGAAAGTCCCACCAATTTTGTACTGGTCTTTGCGATATTTAGTCTAGTGACGTTACCGGTGTTTGTGTTCTGGATGTCCTTCGGTCAGGCAATTCTGGCAGGAGAATCTGAAAAAATAAAAACCGACCTGGTTTATAAAGGGTCGGTTCTGTTTTTGCTGCTATGCTTAATTCCGCTGATTATCAGTATCTTTAACTGAGCCTGCGGTTTTTAATTTTAAGCCATTTTGTTCTTTTTCAGCTTTTGCTGAATAAAGCCAAAGATACCTGGCAATACACTGATAATGATGATACCGAAGATCAGATGGGTAAAGTTATCTTTCACGATTGGCATATTGCCAAACAGATAACCCAGAATCACAAATGAGCTGATCCACAAAAAAGCGCCAATCACGTTATAGCTCAGGAAGAATTTGTAATTCATGCTGCCAGCACCGGCTACGAAAGGTGCAAAGGTACGGGCAAAAGGCACAAAACGGGCAAAAATAATGGTTTTACCGCCATGTTTAGCAAAGAACTGCTGTGTCGCTAACAGATGCTTTTTATTAATAAAGCGCGATTCAATTTCAAAGACACGTGGTCCAATAAACTTGCCGATATGATAGTTCAGGGTATCGCCTAATGCTGCTGCAAGGAATAGAAGTGGAATCAGTACCCATGGATCCATAGCACCCGTTGAAGCTGCCAATGCACCTGCAGCAAATAACAAACTGTCGCCCGGCAGGAATGGCATCACCACCAGTCCCGTTTCTACAAAGATAATCAGGAAAAGAATTGCATAAATCCACACCCC encodes:
- a CDS encoding cupin domain-containing protein, translated to MEQLATLEDLPKEYVSNLTDSNLVPLWPSLRNVLPPLQPIPQTQVTAWHFKDIKPLLLQAGELTPIEKAERRVLVLANPGHGLENMKATSSIYLGMQLLLPNEWAPSHRHTPNAVRLIVEGTGAYTTVEGQKCMMEHGDLILTPSGLWHEHGHDGNEPVIWLDVLDLPLVYYMEASFVEGGDVQEVKGTDRSHHYGKGIVPSVHFVRENSGYPLLRYSWKNAKQVLDDLANDSSHQGPAQISYVNPETGEDCQKIIGYSAIRLAPNEVVQLKRRSAAQVFHVIEGQMQIDINEYSHELSRSDTACAPCFAQIDLINNGDEPCYIFVADEAPLQKKLGLYSTRARI
- a CDS encoding 3-hydroxybenzoate 6-monooxygenase, producing MSIDQRPILIAGGGIGGFAAALALTKQGFKVKVFEQAPEIGEIGAGIQLGPNAFHAFDALGIGEIARGKAVYTDYMVMHDALDEYQVGKIPTDERFRERFGNPYAVIHRADIHGSLVEGASKVGDLEVITDCRIRSVSQTEDEVSITDQHGNTYVGQALIGADGVKSVVRETLVGDPALVTGHVVYRAVVPKEEFPDNLKWNAASIWVGPNCHLVHYPLRGGEEYNVVVTFHSLQQEEWGVTDGSKEEVLSYFEGICPKARQLIELPKCWKRWATADREPISQWTFGRITLLGDAAHPTTQYMAQGACMALEDAVTLGEALRVCNNDIHQAFDLYQKSRIARTARIVLSSREMGKLYHAHGVQRLIRNDLWRGRSAERFYDAMEWLYGWKVENCLVAAEHFQGKVA
- the maiA gene encoding maleylacetoacetate isomerase; translation: MKLYGFFRSGTSHRLRIALNLKGLSYEQVSVSLAKNQHHQEDFKALNPQGLVPVLETEQGLLTQSPAIIEWLEEVYPEVALLPKDPFEKAKVRALAAIVGCDIHPINNKRVLEYLRNNLGQDENQVLAWCAEWISKGFEALEALLQQDQTRQNFCYGNSATLADVYLIPQVYSAKRFKVDLTPYPTIVSIYEHCMQLEAFQKADPAQQADAI
- a CDS encoding fumarylacetoacetate hydrolase family protein — translated: MSFVFEPIETAALPIVDSEQQYPVRRVYCVGRNYAAHAREMGFDPDREPPFFFCKPNDKESVVPVPAGQAVDLPYPTQTSNYHYEIELVVAIGKDGKDISVEDAKDYIFGYAVGLDMTRRDLQMGMREKGRPWEIGKAFDFSAPIGPIHPISATGEINQADIHLTVNGKTEQRSDVSHLIWDVSETIANLSTLFELKAGDLIFTGTPEGVGAVVKGDVMRAEVAGLTGITVNVI
- a CDS encoding MFS transporter, producing the protein MSQNQQSIDVQSFIDRNPLSRSQKLIMWLCFIIVAIDGFDTAAVGFIAPALKAEWALEATSLAPLFGAGLFGLMAGALVFGPLSDKLGRKTILIGSIFVFGLASLISAFATDLNSLIFWRFVTGLGLGGAMPNAITLTSEYSPTRRRSNLVTLMFCGFTIGSALGGILSAQLLPSIGWHGILMIGGIAPLATIPFLLLFLPESLKFLVLKNKAQEKIDKIVCKIAPHVVNPPRLVPTPNETNKTGIRDLFSRQYALGTFLIWCTFFMSLLIIYLISSWMPTMLTNHGFNLENASWVTSVFQVGGTIGAIVIGYMMDKTDSTKVLSMAYILGAVFLVCLGFGIENAMMPLLLLGMFGVGIGISGSQVGVNAFSSSFYPTHCRATGVSWANAVGRSGSVVGSVIGGWLMSLNLTTFEILSLLAIPALFAAFALFMLKQMKKKAVKSEYAAVAQS
- a CDS encoding BolA family protein, with the protein product MSIEQVLRERLATLSPSHLEVVNESSGHGGYYPGKESHFKAVIVSEAFAGLRQVQRHQKVYAAVGDLLSPEKIHALAIHAFLPEEWVGQDTTSPECAHAPKN
- a CDS encoding SirB2 family protein, whose protein sequence is METQLLVKIIHMSAASLAIVAILARAFTLFVGTQGNLPNPIARKLFVALQHLALAVIALTGVIALVMKNFEVQPWFYAKVILFLVLVSSLMKAYKKDDSVLLVQRRAGLVVAIISLAAIMALVIIKPTFG
- a CDS encoding ParA family protein; this encodes MRTRVVFNQKGGVGKSSIAVNLAAISAHQGHKTLLIDLDPQANSSQYLLGDDATYSGDKPALEPNIENYFDEVLGSQQNKSLIGNAIGSILKTRSKGLESYVHQSPFKHLDVIPASPSLGTLAHALESKHKIYKLRDALQQLSGQYERVFIDTPPAFNFFTLSALIAADRVLIPFDCDVFSKRALHTLIENVIETQDDHNDRLEIEGIVVNQFQAQAKLPRDVVQQLKDEGLPVLDNMLPPSVIMKESHQKNQPLIHLATDHKLTQAYQSLFNEIEQK
- a CDS encoding LysE family translocator produces the protein MIENWLFILAVIAVLMIPGPGNALVASAAHQHGQARTSLYMPAILLGYFYAINVWALLIHLAVPIWPNFQGMLHILSSITVGWMTFRLFKAKQLEQHNHKHPMIRPWQMFTATLKNPKAALFAAGILPMATWESPTNFVLVFAIFSLVTLPVFVFWMSFGQAILAGESEKIKTDLVYKGSVLFLLLCLIPLIISIFN
- a CDS encoding DedA family protein, with the protein product MELLDFILHVDDHLLEFITNYGVWIYAILFLIIFVETGLVVMPFLPGDSLLFAAGALAASTGAMDPWVLIPLLFLAAALGDTLNYHIGKFIGPRVFEIESRFINKKHLLATQQFFAKHGGKTIIFARFVPFARTFAPFVAGAGSMNYKFFLSYNVIGAFLWISSFVILGYLFGNMPIVKDNFTHLIFGIIIISVLPGIFGFIQQKLKKNKMA